A DNA window from Drosophila virilis strain 15010-1051.87 chromosome 4, Dvir_AGI_RSII-ME, whole genome shotgun sequence contains the following coding sequences:
- the LOC6633982 gene encoding mucin-4 isoform X5, whose amino-acid sequence MEVATTNNHSQSHHHHHLSGGSGGAGGGGNGGSRSPFQREVREWQRIDPDTGALFSGRLEADRWINGPLNSYGKISDSQNISQPNGTQHTQRKQMEVLRTANGAMQVIRTQTVQKTSSTSRWSTSSSTKTTTRSSTGAAPMALFAPRTSQGVDICELRNDDDDDDDDDKHNDYVDDGEDSIHNGSDAGVVHECTTASMPSTGYGQELVDDHVDFVVINGHADVDDAADDDDDDDNDVAHLHKLGHNLLLDTAPSLKLSNLMKSSSSISSQSSNNSNLTTAAATAAAAAAAAGNTHRNAGKISLHAIVGQTTTTTSTAAAATATSSSSGTLSTWPQRLEQADLYGQANNNNNNSSKRRVGVAADVAAVATPTLRRDLESFRHHDDAATAADDDVDEDLRLSARHQRRQQVSQSVYAPPLPASFGSLQRSRSISTDDLSNDWQQRGEEQTEEELPCGDWRRVSKLRRSFQSQDYHNKTQSRPRPLPLDLPSSTVSVARIRAELENGRRLNTAMRNNHVDLAALDSILNTTAAAVSAAGAAAAAAASATAQSSSKPQLAKRSTFLTAASLQEIRGKLKKLSDESLYKEDFLAHQAIAQPAAVEVVQAPVPAPSTPSAFRVVHNTHSLETRQRPKDSSSSEWHLRRKSYGFEKMSPPENRSIFRVDASTDSGLGRSGEQLGNWSPTERSAAAAANGAGSTIIHFGRQQVGKPASPSEAEQLSKRHSIAVEETWRDIRKTSQVHVNGDSINGSNGNNSASQLQRSSAQKRVEFCKTEVHFAAESGRVNIVETDGKPPPTQNFRRRRRTASGPLQSLVKSASVTSSSSSSSSSNVTHFGDDPTVRNKTIASSTVAYRATLMEPPELVTQPVAGTQVTVITKPLVEPRYSLLETTSSTSRHSYTSTSGVDTTDNETDELANIRGILKNKPVKPKPYHLGENIESADVLWSVPATIKSDNRENSPPSRESAAGDSPITTKSVAERVRIVEQRQFDKQKQPSPAGNGYSTKINVSLGADDWSETGRRRSSAQELLLQDLRAHQRILDEGLKSTSLIMKTMRSASEFDEAMRRLSIASIESALIQPTIVVPTPMLRSHSYQEESCRRTSTTSITSSDLFGSALYDSLPRTPLAPPRLKLLGNTQIPVSQQLTQLRRLYDAADQEEDSADEEVKRYFRESNNSDSGGGTQCSSSPEDTVLKGTEYSSSWSRLKAKRTIWKIEAQEQTIQRTDLPKSNVMNIALHAPRLQKPKPTPPTLRIGQLVPVAKPRTLLVQPQPQAPVADNADESGSESLKIVKEARGARKLREHELSYFGVQHSPTPTQTTKLHVTPSNPRRTLPTRNKLSHNEEATTATTSTTTTTTKWQLLNDRPDLLRHSPQANDESNAFPEDDEEHFYENIANELTTTFRVKSPSPGSYERKTDLQRDAQILSEMTRNADQTMKALSDEAAFKDQRRRSCSLQRRSAKPLATIDEKVKTHNGDAKALSVARGTFASEARRNSRQSTPSPTRARSSSQSSIECCPRDRSRSSSRESMTQGGGSSDEQLSKQRVERIRMRTPKREKTRHETTDQRSSRQSSKPRSSSNATPESKRTHHHSRHREKEHNGEHSAKHSSGSASGSRLLRSTRVSETSRPRTSSHRTSERERERERERTSGTEKHREELTRSRELLVLGLLIMGATQPIRLRKRFRSLQSL is encoded by the exons ATATCAGATTCCCAAAATATCTCACAGCCGAATggcacacagcacacacagcGCAAACAAATGGAGGTGCTGCGCACCGCCAATGGCGCCATGCAGGTGATACGCACACAGACAGTACAAAAGACATCATCCACATCCCGTTGGTCCACCTCCTCATCCACTAAAACCACCACCCGCAGCAGCACAGGCGCAGCGCCTATGGCGCTATTTGCGCCTCGAACAAGTCAAGGCGTTGACATTTGTGAGCTAAgaaacgacgacgacgacgacgatgacgatgacaaACATAATGATTATGTTGATGATGGTGAGGATAGCATACATAATGGCAGCGACGCTGGCGTCGTCCACGAGTGCACGACTGCATCTATGCCAAGCACTGGCTATGGCCAGGAGCTGGTTGATGATcatgttgattttgttgtgaTTAATGGCCATGCGGACGTTGATGACGCcgcagacgacgacgacgacgacgacaacgacgtcGCTCATTTGCACAAACTCGGCCACAATTTGTTACTCGATACTGCGCCAAGTTTGAAATTGAGCAATCTAATG AAAAGCAGTTCGAGTATTTCCAgccaaagcagcaacaactcaaatttaacaactgcagcagcaacagcagcagcagcagcagcagcggctggcAACACCCACAGAAATGCGGGCAAAATAAGCCTACATGCAATTGTTgggcagacaacaacaacaacaagcaccgcagcagcagcaacagcaacatcatcatcatctggcACATTATCAACGTGGCCTCAGCGATTGGAGCAGGCTGACTTATATGGccaggccaacaacaacaacaacaacagcagcaagcgtCGCGTGGGCGTTGCTGCTGACGTCGCCGCTGTGGCCACGCCAACGCTGCGTCGTGATTTGGAAAGTTTCCGGCATCATGATgacgccgccaccgccgccgacGACGACGTTGATGAAGATTTGCG GCTCAGCGCACGGCACCAGCGTCGCCAGCAGGTGTCCCAATCCGTTTATGCGCCACCGTTGCCCGCCAGCTTTGGCAGCCTGCAGCGTTCCCGCTCCATATCCACGGATGATCTCAGCAACGATTGGCAGCAGCGCGGCGAGGAGCAGACAGAGGAGGAACTGCCGTGCGGTGATTGGCGACGCGTTAGTAAATTGCGTCGCTCCTTTCAGTCGCAGGATTATCATAATAAAACACAGTCCAGGCCACGTCCACTTCCATTGGATTTGCCCAGCAGCACGGTGAGCGTGGCACGCATACGCGCCGAGCTGGAAAACGGACGCAGGCTCAACACGGCCATGCGCAACAATCACGTCGATCTGGCCGCACTGGACAGCATACTTAACactacagcagcagcggtctctgcagcgggagcagcagcggcagcagcagcgagcgCAACAGCCCAATCTTCCAGTAAGCCACAGCTGGCCAAACGCAGCACATTTCTCACCGCCGCATCGCTGCAGGAGATACGAGGCAAACTAAAAAAACTCTCAGACGAGAGCCTGTACAAGGAGGACTTCCTGGCGCATCAGGCCATTGCCCAGCCCGCAGCGGTTGAGGTGGTGCAAGCGCCTGTGCCGGCGCCCTCCACGCCCTCCGCTTTTCGCGTCGTTCACAACACGCACAGCCTGGAAACGCGTCAGCGGCCCAAGGACAGCAGCTCCAGTGAGTGGCATTTGCGTCGAAAATCGTACGGGTTTGAAAAGATGTCTCCGCCCGAGAATCGCAGCATTTTCCGTGTGGACGCCTCCACGGACAGCGGCCTGGGCCGTTCGGGTGAGCAGCTAGGCAATTGGTCGCCCACAGAGCGttcggcggctgctgcggccaATGGAGCCGGCTCCACTATTATACACTTTGGCCGACAACAAGTGGGCAAGCCGGCAAGCCCCAGCGAGGCGGAGCAGCTAAGCAAGCGGCACTCCATTGCGGTAGAGGAAACTTGGCGCGATATACGGAAAACTTCACAG GTACATGTCAATGGTGATTCCATTAAtggcagcaacggcaacaacagtgCCAGTCAGCTGCAGCGCAGCAGCGCACAGAAACGCGTCGAATTCTGTAAAACGGAGGTGCACTTTGCCGCCGAATCGGGTCGAGTCAATATTGTTGAAACCGATGGCAAACCGCCGCCCACGCAAAACTTTCGTCGACGCCGACGCACCGCCAGCGGACCGCTGCAGAGCCTGGTCAAGTCTGCCAgtgtcaccagcagcagcagcagcagctccagcagcaaTGTTACCCACTTTGGCGACGATCCAACCGTACGCAACAAAACAATTGCCTCCAGCACAGTAGCCTATCGTGCCACACTGATGGAGCCGCCGGAGCTAGTCACTCAGCCAGTGGCTGGCACACAGGTTACGGTTATAACTAAGCCGTTGGTGGAGCCGCGCTACAGTCTGCTGGAGACTACCAGCTCCACGTCCAGACATAGCTATACCTCCACCAGCGGAGTGGACACAACGGACAATGAGACAGATGAGTTGGCCAACATACGTGGCATATTAAAGAATAAGCCTGTCAAGCCGAAACCCTATCATCTGGGCGAGAATATTGAGAGTGCCGATGTGCTCTGGAGCGTGCCAGCTACCATCAAGAGCGACAACAGGGAGAATAGTCCGCCAAGTCGGGAAAGTG CCGCTGGCGACTCGCCGATAACCACCAAATCGGTTGCTGAACGGGTGCGGATTGTGGAGCAGCGGCAGTTCGATAAGCAGAAGCAGCCATCGCCAGCCGGGAATGGATACTCGACGAAGATCAATGTGAGCCTCGGAGCTGATGATTGGTCAGAAACAG GTCGTCGTCGCAGCAGCGCacaggagctgctgctgcaggacTTGCGCGCCCATCAGCGCATCCTGGACGAAGGCCTCAAGTCCACATCGCTTATTATGAAAACAATGCGCTCGGCGAGCGAATTCGATGAGGCCATGCGTCGCCTGAGCATAGCCTCAATCGAGTCCGCTTTGATACAGCCCACAATTGTGGTTCCCACGCCCATGTTGCGCTCGCATAGCTATCAGGAGGAGAGCTGCCGTCGCACCTCAACTACGTCTATCACCAGCAGCGATTTATTTGGCAGCGCTCTCTACGATTCACTGCCACGCACGCCGCTGGCACCGCCACGACTCAAGCTGCTAGGCAATACGCAAATACCCGTGAGTCAGCAGCTGACACAGCTGCGGCGACTCTATGATGCTGCGGATCAGGAGGAGGACAGCGCCGATGAAGAGGTCAAGCGTTATTTCCgtgaaagcaacaacagcgacagtgGCGGTGGCACTCAATGCAGCTCCTCACCCGAGGATACAGTGCTCAAGGGCACTGAATACTCGAGCAGCTGGAGTCGCTTGAAAGCCAAGCGCACCATCTGGAAGATTGAAGCGCAAGAACAAACGATACAGCGTACAG ATCTGCCCAAGTCAAATGTGATGAACATAGCTCTGCATGCACCCCGGCTGCAGAAGCCGAAGCCCACACCGCCCACGCTGCGCATTGGGCAGCTTGTGCCCGTGGCCAAACCGCGAACACTGCTTGTACAGCCACAGCCGCAAGCACCGGTCGCGGATAATGCAGACGAATCGGGTAGCGAATCCCTTAAAATTGTCAAGGAGGCACGTGGTGCACGCAAGCTACGCGAGCACGAGCTCTCCTACTTTGGTGTACAGCATTCACCGACGCCCACACAGACCACCAAATTACACGTTACGCCCAGTAACCCACGACGTACGCTGCCCACGCGCAACAAACTAAGCCACAACGAGGAGGCAACCACCGCAACGACATCAACTACAACCACCACGACCAAGTGGCAGCTATTGAACGATCGACCCGATTTACTTAGGCACAGTCCACAGGCCAACGATGAGAGCAACGCTTTCCCCGAAGATGATGAGGAGCACTTCTATGAGAACATTGCCAACGAACTGACAACTACATTCCGCGTCAAGTCGCCCTCGCCAGGCAGCTACGAGCGCAAAACGGATTTGCAACGCGATGCGCAGATTCTCAGCGAGATGACACGCAACGCTGATCAAACAATGAAG GCACTCTCCGATGAAGCAGCCTTCAAGGATCAGCGACGTCGTTCCTGCTCGCTGCAGCGCCGCAGTGCCAAGCCTTTGGCCACCATCGATGAGAAGGTCAAAACTCACAATGGCGATGCTAAAGCTTTGAGTGTCGCACGTGGCACCTTCGCCTCGGAGGCACGACGTAATTCACGACAATCGACGCCCTCGCCGACCCGTGCACGCAGCTCATCGCAGTCATCCATTGAGTGCTGTCCACGGGATCGTTCGCGTTCCAGTTCGCGTGAGTCAATGACACAAGGAGGCGGCTCTTCGGATGAGCAATTGAGCAAGCAGCGCGTGGAGCGAATACGCATGCGTACGCCCAAGCGAGAGAAGACACGTCACGAGACAACTGATCAGCGTTCATCCAGGCAGAGCAGCAAACCGCGCAGCAGCTCCAATGCGACGCCAGAAAGCAAACGCACGCATCACCACAGCCGTCACCGGGAGAAGGAGCACAACGGCGAGCATTCGGCCAAACATAGCTCGGGCTCGGCATCAGGCAGTCGATTGCTACGCTCCACGCGTGTCAGCGAAACGAGTCGCCCACGCACTAGCTCACACCGAACAAgtgagcgagagcgagagcgggaGCGTGAACGTACAAGCGGCACTGAGAAGCACCGAGAAGAGCTCACACGCTCGCGTG AGTTACTTGTTTTGGGCTTGCTCATAATGGGTGCCACACAGCCGATTCGGCTGCGCAAACGTTTTAG GTCACTCCAGTCGCTCTAG
- the LOC6633982 gene encoding mucin-4 isoform X7 — MEVATTNNHSQSHHHHHLSGGSGGAGGGGNGGSRSPFQREVREWQRIDPDTGALFSGRLEADRWINGPLNSYGKISDSQNISQPNGTQHTQRKQMEVLRTANGAMQVIRTQTVQKTSSTSRWSTSSSTKTTTRSSTGAAPMALFAPRTSQGVDICELRNDDDDDDDDDKHNDYVDDGEDSIHNGSDAGVVHECTTASMPSTGYGQELVDDHVDFVVINGHADVDDAADDDDDDDNDVAHLHKLGHNLLLDTAPSLKLSNLMKSSSSISSQSSNNSNLTTAAATAAAAAAAAGNTHRNAGKISLHAIVGQTTTTTSTAAAATATSSSSGTLSTWPQRLEQADLYGQANNNNNNSSKRRVGVAADVAAVATPTLRRDLESFRHHDDAATAADDDVDEDLRLSARHQRRQQVSQSVYAPPLPASFGSLQRSRSISTDDLSNDWQQRGEEQTEEELPCGDWRRVSKLRRSFQSQDYHNKTQSRPRPLPLDLPSSTVSVARIRAELENGRRLNTAMRNNHVDLAALDSILNTTAAAVSAAGAAAAAAASATAQSSSKPQLAKRSTFLTAASLQEIRGKLKKLSDESLYKEDFLAHQAIAQPAAVEVVQAPVPAPSTPSAFRVVHNTHSLETRQRPKDSSSSEWHLRRKSYGFEKMSPPENRSIFRVDASTDSGLGRSGEQLGNWSPTERSAAAAANGAGSTIIHFGRQQVGKPASPSEAEQLSKRHSIAVEETWRDIRKTSQVHVNGDSINGSNGNNSASQLQRSSAQKRVEFCKTEVHFAAESGRVNIVETDGKPPPTQNFRRRRRTASGPLQSLVKSASVTSSSSSSSSSNVTHFGDDPTVRNKTIASSTVAYRATLMEPPELVTQPVAGTQVTVITKPLVEPRYSLLETTSSTSRHSYTSTSGVDTTDNETDELANIRGILKNKPVKPKPYHLGENIESADVLWSVPATIKSDNRENSPPSRESAAGDSPITTKSVAERVRIVEQRQFDKQKQPSPAGNGYSTKINVSLGADDWSETDLPKSNVMNIALHAPRLQKPKPTPPTLRIGQLVPVAKPRTLLVQPQPQAPVADNADESGSESLKIVKEARGARKLREHELSYFGVQHSPTPTQTTKLHVTPSNPRRTLPTRNKLSHNEEATTATTSTTTTTTKWQLLNDRPDLLRHSPQANDESNAFPEDDEEHFYENIANELTTTFRVKSPSPGSYERKTDLQRDAQILSEMTRNADQTMKALSDEAAFKDQRRRSCSLQRRSAKPLATIDEKVKTHNGDAKALSVARGTFASEARRNSRQSTPSPTRARSSSQSSIECCPRDRSRSSSRESMTQGGGSSDEQLSKQRVERIRMRTPKREKTRHETTDQRSSRQSSKPRSSSNATPESKRTHHHSRHREKEHNGEHSAKHSSGSASGSRLLRSTRVSETSRPRTSSHRTSERERERERERTSGTEKHREELTRSRELLVLGLLIMGATQPIRLRKRFRSLQSL; from the exons ATATCAGATTCCCAAAATATCTCACAGCCGAATggcacacagcacacacagcGCAAACAAATGGAGGTGCTGCGCACCGCCAATGGCGCCATGCAGGTGATACGCACACAGACAGTACAAAAGACATCATCCACATCCCGTTGGTCCACCTCCTCATCCACTAAAACCACCACCCGCAGCAGCACAGGCGCAGCGCCTATGGCGCTATTTGCGCCTCGAACAAGTCAAGGCGTTGACATTTGTGAGCTAAgaaacgacgacgacgacgacgatgacgatgacaaACATAATGATTATGTTGATGATGGTGAGGATAGCATACATAATGGCAGCGACGCTGGCGTCGTCCACGAGTGCACGACTGCATCTATGCCAAGCACTGGCTATGGCCAGGAGCTGGTTGATGATcatgttgattttgttgtgaTTAATGGCCATGCGGACGTTGATGACGCcgcagacgacgacgacgacgacgacaacgacgtcGCTCATTTGCACAAACTCGGCCACAATTTGTTACTCGATACTGCGCCAAGTTTGAAATTGAGCAATCTAATG AAAAGCAGTTCGAGTATTTCCAgccaaagcagcaacaactcaaatttaacaactgcagcagcaacagcagcagcagcagcagcagcggctggcAACACCCACAGAAATGCGGGCAAAATAAGCCTACATGCAATTGTTgggcagacaacaacaacaacaagcaccgcagcagcagcaacagcaacatcatcatcatctggcACATTATCAACGTGGCCTCAGCGATTGGAGCAGGCTGACTTATATGGccaggccaacaacaacaacaacaacagcagcaagcgtCGCGTGGGCGTTGCTGCTGACGTCGCCGCTGTGGCCACGCCAACGCTGCGTCGTGATTTGGAAAGTTTCCGGCATCATGATgacgccgccaccgccgccgacGACGACGTTGATGAAGATTTGCG GCTCAGCGCACGGCACCAGCGTCGCCAGCAGGTGTCCCAATCCGTTTATGCGCCACCGTTGCCCGCCAGCTTTGGCAGCCTGCAGCGTTCCCGCTCCATATCCACGGATGATCTCAGCAACGATTGGCAGCAGCGCGGCGAGGAGCAGACAGAGGAGGAACTGCCGTGCGGTGATTGGCGACGCGTTAGTAAATTGCGTCGCTCCTTTCAGTCGCAGGATTATCATAATAAAACACAGTCCAGGCCACGTCCACTTCCATTGGATTTGCCCAGCAGCACGGTGAGCGTGGCACGCATACGCGCCGAGCTGGAAAACGGACGCAGGCTCAACACGGCCATGCGCAACAATCACGTCGATCTGGCCGCACTGGACAGCATACTTAACactacagcagcagcggtctctgcagcgggagcagcagcggcagcagcagcgagcgCAACAGCCCAATCTTCCAGTAAGCCACAGCTGGCCAAACGCAGCACATTTCTCACCGCCGCATCGCTGCAGGAGATACGAGGCAAACTAAAAAAACTCTCAGACGAGAGCCTGTACAAGGAGGACTTCCTGGCGCATCAGGCCATTGCCCAGCCCGCAGCGGTTGAGGTGGTGCAAGCGCCTGTGCCGGCGCCCTCCACGCCCTCCGCTTTTCGCGTCGTTCACAACACGCACAGCCTGGAAACGCGTCAGCGGCCCAAGGACAGCAGCTCCAGTGAGTGGCATTTGCGTCGAAAATCGTACGGGTTTGAAAAGATGTCTCCGCCCGAGAATCGCAGCATTTTCCGTGTGGACGCCTCCACGGACAGCGGCCTGGGCCGTTCGGGTGAGCAGCTAGGCAATTGGTCGCCCACAGAGCGttcggcggctgctgcggccaATGGAGCCGGCTCCACTATTATACACTTTGGCCGACAACAAGTGGGCAAGCCGGCAAGCCCCAGCGAGGCGGAGCAGCTAAGCAAGCGGCACTCCATTGCGGTAGAGGAAACTTGGCGCGATATACGGAAAACTTCACAG GTACATGTCAATGGTGATTCCATTAAtggcagcaacggcaacaacagtgCCAGTCAGCTGCAGCGCAGCAGCGCACAGAAACGCGTCGAATTCTGTAAAACGGAGGTGCACTTTGCCGCCGAATCGGGTCGAGTCAATATTGTTGAAACCGATGGCAAACCGCCGCCCACGCAAAACTTTCGTCGACGCCGACGCACCGCCAGCGGACCGCTGCAGAGCCTGGTCAAGTCTGCCAgtgtcaccagcagcagcagcagcagctccagcagcaaTGTTACCCACTTTGGCGACGATCCAACCGTACGCAACAAAACAATTGCCTCCAGCACAGTAGCCTATCGTGCCACACTGATGGAGCCGCCGGAGCTAGTCACTCAGCCAGTGGCTGGCACACAGGTTACGGTTATAACTAAGCCGTTGGTGGAGCCGCGCTACAGTCTGCTGGAGACTACCAGCTCCACGTCCAGACATAGCTATACCTCCACCAGCGGAGTGGACACAACGGACAATGAGACAGATGAGTTGGCCAACATACGTGGCATATTAAAGAATAAGCCTGTCAAGCCGAAACCCTATCATCTGGGCGAGAATATTGAGAGTGCCGATGTGCTCTGGAGCGTGCCAGCTACCATCAAGAGCGACAACAGGGAGAATAGTCCGCCAAGTCGGGAAAGTG CCGCTGGCGACTCGCCGATAACCACCAAATCGGTTGCTGAACGGGTGCGGATTGTGGAGCAGCGGCAGTTCGATAAGCAGAAGCAGCCATCGCCAGCCGGGAATGGATACTCGACGAAGATCAATGTGAGCCTCGGAGCTGATGATTGGTCAGAAACAG ATCTGCCCAAGTCAAATGTGATGAACATAGCTCTGCATGCACCCCGGCTGCAGAAGCCGAAGCCCACACCGCCCACGCTGCGCATTGGGCAGCTTGTGCCCGTGGCCAAACCGCGAACACTGCTTGTACAGCCACAGCCGCAAGCACCGGTCGCGGATAATGCAGACGAATCGGGTAGCGAATCCCTTAAAATTGTCAAGGAGGCACGTGGTGCACGCAAGCTACGCGAGCACGAGCTCTCCTACTTTGGTGTACAGCATTCACCGACGCCCACACAGACCACCAAATTACACGTTACGCCCAGTAACCCACGACGTACGCTGCCCACGCGCAACAAACTAAGCCACAACGAGGAGGCAACCACCGCAACGACATCAACTACAACCACCACGACCAAGTGGCAGCTATTGAACGATCGACCCGATTTACTTAGGCACAGTCCACAGGCCAACGATGAGAGCAACGCTTTCCCCGAAGATGATGAGGAGCACTTCTATGAGAACATTGCCAACGAACTGACAACTACATTCCGCGTCAAGTCGCCCTCGCCAGGCAGCTACGAGCGCAAAACGGATTTGCAACGCGATGCGCAGATTCTCAGCGAGATGACACGCAACGCTGATCAAACAATGAAG GCACTCTCCGATGAAGCAGCCTTCAAGGATCAGCGACGTCGTTCCTGCTCGCTGCAGCGCCGCAGTGCCAAGCCTTTGGCCACCATCGATGAGAAGGTCAAAACTCACAATGGCGATGCTAAAGCTTTGAGTGTCGCACGTGGCACCTTCGCCTCGGAGGCACGACGTAATTCACGACAATCGACGCCCTCGCCGACCCGTGCACGCAGCTCATCGCAGTCATCCATTGAGTGCTGTCCACGGGATCGTTCGCGTTCCAGTTCGCGTGAGTCAATGACACAAGGAGGCGGCTCTTCGGATGAGCAATTGAGCAAGCAGCGCGTGGAGCGAATACGCATGCGTACGCCCAAGCGAGAGAAGACACGTCACGAGACAACTGATCAGCGTTCATCCAGGCAGAGCAGCAAACCGCGCAGCAGCTCCAATGCGACGCCAGAAAGCAAACGCACGCATCACCACAGCCGTCACCGGGAGAAGGAGCACAACGGCGAGCATTCGGCCAAACATAGCTCGGGCTCGGCATCAGGCAGTCGATTGCTACGCTCCACGCGTGTCAGCGAAACGAGTCGCCCACGCACTAGCTCACACCGAACAAgtgagcgagagcgagagcgggaGCGTGAACGTACAAGCGGCACTGAGAAGCACCGAGAAGAGCTCACACGCTCGCGTG AGTTACTTGTTTTGGGCTTGCTCATAATGGGTGCCACACAGCCGATTCGGCTGCGCAAACGTTTTAG GTCACTCCAGTCGCTCTAG